One genomic segment of Agromyces intestinalis includes these proteins:
- a CDS encoding aldo/keto reductase, producing MIAPEYALRDGNRIPALGLGTYGLNDEAGVDAVLAAIDDGYRLLDTAYNYGNEQVIGDAVARTDVDRSDLIITTKLPGRHHGYDETLQSFEESRRRLGVEWIDLYLIHWPNPSVDKYVESWRAMISLREKGLARSIGVSNFTEQMLTRLGDETGLLPVVNQVELHPYFPQGELRAFHDEHGIRTESWSPLGKRSALLEEPVITELAARHGVTPAQLVLRWHVELETIPIPKSADAVRRRSNLDVFGFELAPEEVEAISALERGRLWGADPNTHEEM from the coding sequence ATGATCGCTCCCGAGTACGCCCTGCGAGACGGCAACCGCATCCCGGCTCTCGGGCTCGGCACCTACGGGTTGAACGACGAGGCGGGCGTCGACGCGGTGCTCGCCGCCATCGACGACGGATACCGTCTGCTCGACACGGCGTACAACTACGGAAACGAGCAGGTCATCGGCGATGCGGTCGCTCGCACCGACGTCGACCGCAGCGACCTCATCATCACGACCAAGCTGCCCGGCCGCCATCACGGCTACGACGAGACGCTGCAGAGCTTCGAGGAGTCGCGGCGCCGGCTCGGCGTCGAGTGGATCGACCTGTACCTCATCCACTGGCCGAATCCGAGCGTGGACAAGTACGTCGAGTCGTGGCGCGCGATGATCTCGCTTCGCGAGAAGGGGCTCGCACGCTCGATCGGGGTCTCGAACTTCACCGAGCAGATGCTCACCCGCCTGGGTGACGAGACCGGCCTGCTGCCGGTCGTCAACCAGGTCGAACTGCACCCCTACTTCCCGCAGGGCGAGTTGCGCGCCTTCCACGACGAGCACGGCATCCGCACCGAGAGCTGGAGCCCGCTCGGCAAGCGCAGCGCGCTGCTCGAGGAGCCCGTGATCACCGAGCTCGCCGCGCGCCACGGCGTCACGCCCGCCCAGCTGGTGCTGCGCTGGCACGTCGAGCTCGAGACGATTCCGATCCCGAAGTCCGCCGACGCGGTCCGGCGTCGGTCGAACCTCGACGTGTTCGGCTTCGAGCTCGCGCCTGAAGAGGTCGAGGCGATCTCCGCGCTCGAACGCGGCCGGCTGTGGGGCGCCGACCCGAACACGCACGAGGAGATGTGA
- a CDS encoding cystathionine beta-synthase, whose translation MRYAENIADLVGHTPLVKLNRVTAGATEATVLAKVEYLNPGGSVKDRIASRMIDAAERDGLLRPGGTIVEPTSGNTGVGLALVAQQRGYRCIFVVPDKFGEEKRNVLAAYGAEVVVTPTSVAPDSPESYYGVSDRLAREIPGAFKPNQFANPNGPRAHYETTGPEIWQDTEGRVTHFVAGIGTGGTITGTGRYLREVSGDRVRVIGADPEGSVYSGGTGRPYFVEGVGEDMWPDTYDPAVPNEVLAISDADSFRMTRRLAREEGLLVGGSSGMAVAAALQAAKGASPADVFVVLLPDGGRGYLGKIYNDKWMRAYGFGNAPSGHSVADLLAAKADRTAPLVYAHPADSVREAIDRMTDTGVSQLLVLSAEPPVVLGEVRGAVHEDELLELVFSGRVKLTDPVTSVIGEPLPLIGVNEPVAAARQALGDRPALLVADGGKALGVVTRADLLTYLSH comes from the coding sequence ATGCGCTATGCAGAGAACATCGCCGACCTCGTCGGCCACACCCCCCTCGTCAAGCTGAACCGCGTCACCGCGGGCGCGACCGAGGCCACCGTGCTCGCCAAGGTCGAGTACCTCAACCCGGGCGGCTCGGTGAAAGACCGCATCGCGTCGCGCATGATCGACGCGGCCGAGCGCGACGGACTCCTGAGGCCCGGGGGCACGATCGTCGAGCCGACGAGCGGCAACACCGGCGTCGGCCTCGCGCTCGTGGCGCAGCAGCGCGGCTACCGGTGCATCTTCGTGGTGCCCGACAAGTTCGGCGAGGAGAAGCGCAACGTGCTGGCCGCCTACGGCGCCGAGGTGGTCGTGACGCCGACGTCGGTCGCGCCCGACAGCCCCGAGTCGTACTACGGCGTCTCCGACCGGCTCGCCCGCGAGATCCCGGGCGCCTTCAAGCCGAACCAGTTCGCGAACCCGAACGGGCCGCGTGCGCACTACGAGACCACCGGCCCCGAGATCTGGCAGGACACCGAGGGGCGGGTGACGCACTTCGTCGCGGGCATCGGCACGGGTGGCACGATCACCGGCACCGGCCGTTACCTGCGCGAGGTCTCGGGCGACCGGGTGCGCGTGATCGGGGCCGACCCCGAGGGTTCGGTGTACTCGGGCGGCACCGGCCGACCGTACTTCGTCGAGGGTGTCGGCGAGGACATGTGGCCCGACACCTACGACCCCGCCGTTCCGAACGAGGTGCTCGCCATCAGCGACGCCGACTCGTTCCGGATGACGCGTCGGCTCGCGCGCGAGGAAGGCCTGCTGGTCGGCGGCTCGAGCGGCATGGCGGTGGCCGCGGCGCTGCAGGCCGCGAAGGGCGCGTCGCCCGCCGACGTGTTCGTCGTGCTGCTGCCCGACGGCGGCCGCGGGTACCTCGGCAAGATCTACAACGACAAGTGGATGCGTGCGTACGGCTTCGGCAACGCGCCATCCGGTCACAGCGTCGCCGATCTGCTGGCGGCGAAGGCCGACCGCACCGCCCCGCTCGTCTACGCGCACCCCGCCGACTCGGTGCGCGAGGCCATCGACCGGATGACCGACACGGGCGTCTCGCAACTGCTGGTGCTCTCGGCCGAGCCGCCCGTCGTGCTCGGCGAGGTGCGTGGCGCGGTGCACGAAGACGAACTGCTCGAGCTGGTGTTCTCGGGCCGGGTGAAGCTCACCGACCCCGTCACCTCGGTGATCGGCGAGCCGCTGCCCCTCATCGGCGTGAACGAGCCGGTCGCGGCGGCGCGGCAGGCGCTCGGCGATCGGCCCGCGCTGCTGGTCGCCGACGGCGGCAAGGCGCTCGGCGTCGTGACTCGCGCCGACCTCCTCACCTACCTCTCCCACTAG
- a CDS encoding cystathionine gamma-synthase, giving the protein MSVPEKSAGGFDTRAIHAGQAFDPTTGAVIPPVYLTSTYVQDGIGGLRNGYEYSRGGNPTRTALETQLAALEGGIRGLSFASGLAAEDALLRTVLRPGDHVVIGNDVYGGTHRLIRRIFGEWGVTHSTVDTSDVAAVEAAIELGTTKVLWVETPSNPLMKISDIAALAEVGHEAGLVTVVDNTFASPALQQPISLGADVIVHSTTKYLGGHSDVIGGALVFAAGQEELAERVEFTQFAAGAVSGPFDAFLTSRGIKTLGIRMQRHSSNAHAIAERLVGHPGVARVLYPGLPTHPGHELAARQMSGFGGMISIELAGGAAAARRFAESTRVFQLAESLGGVESLVNYPSEMTHASVRGTEAEVPESIVRLSVGIEDVDDLLADIDQALAAL; this is encoded by the coding sequence ATGAGCGTTCCTGAAAAGAGTGCGGGTGGGTTCGACACCCGTGCGATCCACGCCGGGCAGGCCTTCGACCCGACGACCGGTGCGGTCATCCCGCCCGTCTACCTCACTTCGACGTACGTCCAAGACGGCATCGGGGGCCTGCGCAACGGGTACGAGTACTCGCGCGGCGGCAACCCCACTCGCACCGCCCTCGAGACGCAGCTCGCGGCCCTCGAGGGAGGCATCCGCGGCCTGTCGTTCGCGTCGGGCCTCGCCGCCGAGGACGCGCTGCTGCGTACCGTGCTGCGCCCCGGCGACCACGTGGTGATCGGCAACGACGTCTACGGCGGCACGCACCGGCTCATCCGCCGCATCTTCGGCGAGTGGGGCGTGACGCACTCGACGGTCGACACGAGCGACGTCGCCGCGGTGGAGGCGGCGATCGAGCTCGGCACGACCAAGGTGCTCTGGGTCGAGACCCCGTCGAACCCGCTCATGAAGATCAGCGACATCGCGGCGCTCGCCGAGGTCGGCCACGAGGCCGGGCTCGTCACGGTCGTCGACAACACGTTCGCGAGCCCCGCGCTGCAGCAGCCGATCTCGCTCGGCGCCGACGTGATCGTTCACTCGACCACGAAGTACCTGGGCGGGCACTCCGACGTGATCGGCGGTGCGCTCGTGTTCGCGGCCGGGCAGGAGGAGCTCGCCGAGCGCGTCGAGTTCACGCAGTTCGCCGCGGGCGCGGTCTCGGGGCCGTTCGACGCGTTCCTCACCTCGCGCGGGATCAAGACGCTCGGCATCCGGATGCAGCGGCACTCGTCGAACGCGCACGCCATCGCCGAGCGGCTCGTGGGGCACCCCGGCGTCGCGCGCGTGCTGTACCCCGGCCTGCCCACGCACCCGGGACACGAGCTGGCCGCCCGCCAGATGTCGGGCTTCGGCGGCATGATCTCGATCGAGCTCGCGGGCGGGGCGGCGGCCGCCCGCCGGTTCGCCGAGTCGACACGCGTGTTCCAGCTCGCGGAGTCGCTGGGCGGCGTCGAGTCGCTCGTCAACTACCCGTCGGAGATGACCCACGCGTCGGTGCGCGGCACCGAGGCCGAGGTGCCCGAGTCGATCGTGCGGCTCTCGGTCGGCATCGAGGACGTCGACGATCTGCTCGCCGACATCGACCAGGCGCTCGCCGCGCTGTAG
- a CDS encoding cyclase family protein, translating into MTEYRAVFDADIAFLNGGGLRTEGFRLDLPAADLDADEIGRLLVRHLGLAMVGRVDLRNLEVVEEAHKGSRGIAPAPEQGGSGPDASSPRRLVDLSHPIRAGLVTYPGIPAPTITPHLTREASRAVYAPGTEFEIDLITMAGNTGTYLDSPFHRYADGGDLASLSLDTLVGLRAEVFRLTDAAERGIPAEAFADRVDDLSGAAVLLHTGWDARFGRPEYGVGSPFLTEAGARYLAEAGVVLVGIDALNIDDTESGGERPAHSILLGAGVHVVEHLTGLAGVPPRGARFTAVPPRVEGFGTFPVRAFAELP; encoded by the coding sequence ATGACCGAGTACCGCGCCGTCTTCGATGCCGACATCGCCTTCCTCAACGGGGGCGGGCTGCGCACCGAGGGCTTCCGCCTCGACCTGCCCGCCGCCGACCTCGACGCCGACGAGATCGGCCGGCTCCTCGTGCGCCACCTCGGGCTCGCGATGGTCGGGCGCGTCGATCTCCGGAACCTCGAGGTCGTCGAAGAGGCGCACAAGGGCTCACGCGGCATCGCGCCGGCGCCCGAGCAGGGCGGGAGCGGGCCGGATGCCTCGAGCCCGCGCCGGCTCGTCGACCTCAGTCATCCGATCCGCGCGGGGCTCGTGACGTATCCGGGCATCCCGGCGCCGACGATCACGCCGCACCTCACCCGCGAGGCGTCGCGTGCGGTGTACGCACCGGGCACCGAGTTCGAGATCGACCTCATCACGATGGCCGGGAACACCGGCACCTATCTCGACAGCCCGTTCCACCGGTACGCCGACGGCGGCGACCTCGCCTCGCTGTCGCTCGACACGCTCGTCGGGTTGCGCGCCGAGGTCTTCAGGCTGACGGATGCCGCGGAGCGCGGAATCCCGGCCGAGGCCTTCGCCGACCGGGTCGACGACCTGAGCGGTGCCGCCGTGCTGCTGCACACCGGATGGGATGCGCGCTTCGGCCGACCCGAGTACGGCGTCGGGTCGCCGTTCCTCACCGAGGCCGGGGCGCGGTACCTGGCGGAGGCCGGGGTCGTGCTCGTCGGCATCGACGCGCTCAACATCGACGACACCGAGTCGGGCGGCGAGCGGCCGGCGCACTCGATCCTGCTCGGGGCGGGCGTGCACGTGGTCGAACACCTCACCGGACTCGCGGGGGTGCCGCCGCGCGGGGCCCGGTTCACCGCCGTGCCGCCGCGCGTCGAGGGCTTCGGCACCTTCCCGGTGCGTGCGTTCGCCGAATTGCCCTGA
- a CDS encoding mechanosensitive ion channel domain-containing protein produces the protein MDAGVDTGWVIWAIAIAVGIPLVLVVLTEVLAELTRRRNPAAGPVRFLRNWVVPVAAVLVFLLFAVQQPAEQVGVRLVATLFGFLLILLVLAAFNVALFQNARAGTWRDRIPNIFVSIVRVLLILVGLALIFSWVWGADVGGFFTALGVTSIVIGLALQNAVGSVISGLLLLFEQPFTIGDWLDTGDVRGRVIDVNWRAVHIETPSGTRIVPNASLADASFTNLSRPPNGYHVSVDIAFGVDDPPFDVMAVLAEVAGALPMLAPGGRPVARYNGESAYTVDLPLRSPAVAAEAQGTFLAWLWYAARRRRLSLDGDSTDPVADPERLRAAVDQVAPLLHLDGPAAEAVLADSHLERYGVGEAVQRVGVVPRHLRVVVEGRMQLWVMAGDQRIDIATAEAGEYVGHTSLTREPAFVGATALDVTTVLVIPRATLDALVRSHPELARSIGRVIEKKRRLAEQAVATAGVARGSLLG, from the coding sequence ATGGACGCGGGCGTCGACACGGGGTGGGTGATCTGGGCGATCGCGATCGCGGTCGGGATCCCGCTCGTGCTCGTCGTGCTCACCGAGGTGCTCGCCGAGCTCACCCGACGCCGCAACCCGGCCGCCGGCCCGGTGCGGTTCCTGCGCAACTGGGTGGTGCCGGTCGCCGCGGTGCTGGTGTTCCTGCTGTTCGCGGTGCAGCAGCCGGCCGAGCAGGTGGGGGTGCGGCTCGTCGCGACGCTGTTCGGATTCCTGCTCATCCTGCTCGTGCTCGCGGCGTTCAACGTGGCGCTGTTCCAGAACGCACGGGCGGGCACCTGGCGCGACCGGATCCCGAACATCTTCGTGTCGATCGTGCGGGTGCTGCTCATCCTCGTCGGGCTCGCGCTGATCTTCTCGTGGGTGTGGGGCGCCGACGTGGGCGGGTTCTTCACCGCGCTCGGCGTGACGTCGATCGTGATCGGCCTCGCGCTGCAGAACGCGGTGGGCAGCGTGATCTCGGGGTTGCTGCTGTTGTTCGAGCAGCCGTTCACGATCGGCGACTGGCTCGACACGGGCGACGTGCGCGGTCGGGTGATCGACGTGAACTGGCGCGCCGTGCACATCGAGACGCCGTCGGGCACGCGCATCGTGCCGAACGCATCGCTCGCCGACGCCTCGTTCACGAACCTCAGCCGGCCGCCGAACGGGTACCACGTGTCGGTCGACATCGCGTTCGGCGTCGACGACCCGCCGTTCGACGTCATGGCGGTGCTCGCCGAGGTCGCCGGCGCGCTGCCCATGCTCGCGCCGGGCGGCAGGCCGGTCGCCCGCTACAACGGCGAGAGCGCCTACACGGTCGACCTGCCGCTGCGCAGCCCGGCGGTGGCCGCCGAGGCCCAGGGCACGTTCCTCGCGTGGCTCTGGTACGCCGCGAGGCGGCGGCGCCTCTCGCTCGACGGGGATTCCACGGATCCGGTCGCCGACCCCGAGCGGCTGCGGGCCGCGGTCGACCAGGTCGCGCCGCTGCTGCACCTCGACGGGCCGGCGGCCGAGGCGGTGCTCGCCGACTCGCACCTCGAGCGGTACGGCGTCGGCGAGGCGGTGCAGCGGGTCGGGGTCGTGCCTCGGCACCTGCGCGTCGTCGTCGAAGGCCGCATGCAGCTCTGGGTCATGGCGGGCGACCAGCGGATCGACATCGCGACGGCGGAGGCGGGGGAGTACGTCGGGCACACGTCGCTCACCCGCGAGCCCGCGTTCGTCGGTGCGACCGCGCTGGACGTCACGACGGTGCTCGTGATCCCGCGCGCCACGCTCGACGCGCTGGTCCGCTCCCACCCCGAGCTCGCGCGCAGCATCGGCCGCGTGATCGAGAAGAAGCGTCGCCTGGCCGAGCAGGCGGTCGCGACCGCGGGCGTCGCACGCGGCAGCCTGCTCGGGTGA
- a CDS encoding APC family permease → MTDAPSTAATPNHGTLGLGQGTALYVASVLGTGILALPGLAAAAAGPASVLAVAAVLVLSIPLAGTFAALASRFPDPGGVASYARRVFGDTVARMTGYWFFFGVCVGAPVVTLLCGEYVVAALGVDRSAVPFIAAAIFVPPYVISWFGVRVAGWVQLVLTGLLLAVVVSVVALTFPHVEAGSFAPFLPNGWAGVGTAISLFVWAFAGWEVGTHIAGEFTNPRRVIPLATAIAIVVVGLGYLALQIVTVGVLGDRAGAGVVPLIDLVDVVLPGIGPAIVAAIAVIVTTGVMNAYLPAFGNLGAALGRDGDLPRFFAKGAAGGEVPRRALVLSGSVTLVYFVLMVANGGELSTFILIHTSNMVAIYFVGMLAATLLLRRWSVGWWLAVVATVLTAGLLVLAGANLLVPAVLAIAAIAVTVVRRIRRARRIRPVRRRIQNPDTT, encoded by the coding sequence ATGACGGATGCCCCGAGCACTGCGGCGACGCCGAATCACGGCACGCTCGGGCTGGGCCAGGGCACCGCCCTCTACGTCGCGAGCGTGCTCGGCACCGGCATTCTGGCGCTGCCCGGCCTCGCCGCTGCGGCGGCCGGTCCGGCTTCGGTCCTCGCCGTCGCGGCCGTGCTGGTGCTGTCGATCCCGCTCGCGGGCACGTTCGCGGCGCTCGCGTCGCGGTTCCCCGACCCCGGCGGGGTGGCGAGCTACGCGCGTCGAGTGTTCGGCGACACCGTTGCGCGTATGACGGGGTACTGGTTCTTCTTCGGCGTCTGCGTCGGCGCTCCGGTCGTGACGCTGCTCTGCGGCGAGTACGTGGTGGCCGCGCTCGGCGTCGATCGGTCGGCGGTGCCGTTCATCGCCGCGGCGATCTTCGTGCCGCCGTACGTGATCAGCTGGTTCGGCGTGCGGGTCGCCGGCTGGGTGCAGCTCGTGCTCACCGGCCTGCTGCTCGCCGTCGTCGTCAGCGTGGTGGCGCTCACCTTCCCGCACGTCGAGGCCGGGTCGTTCGCTCCCTTCCTGCCGAACGGCTGGGCCGGTGTGGGCACGGCGATCAGCCTCTTCGTGTGGGCGTTCGCCGGGTGGGAGGTCGGCACCCACATCGCCGGCGAATTCACGAACCCGCGCCGCGTCATCCCGCTCGCCACAGCCATCGCCATCGTCGTCGTGGGCCTCGGCTACCTTGCGCTGCAGATCGTGACGGTCGGCGTGCTGGGCGATCGTGCGGGCGCCGGCGTCGTGCCGCTCATCGATCTGGTCGACGTCGTGCTGCCGGGCATCGGCCCGGCGATCGTCGCGGCGATCGCGGTCATCGTCACCACCGGCGTGATGAACGCCTACCTGCCCGCCTTCGGCAACCTCGGTGCCGCCCTCGGCCGCGACGGCGACCTGCCCCGCTTCTTCGCCAAGGGGGCGGCAGGCGGCGAGGTGCCGCGCCGGGCGCTCGTGCTCTCGGGCTCGGTGACCCTGGTGTACTTCGTGCTCATGGTCGCCAACGGCGGTGAGCTGTCGACGTTCATCCTCATCCACACCAGCAATATGGTGGCCATCTACTTCGTCGGCATGCTCGCGGCGACCCTGCTGCTGCGGCGCTGGAGCGTCGGCTGGTGGCTGGCCGTCGTCGCGACCGTGCTCACCGCGGGCCTGCTGGTGCTCGCCGGCGCGAACCTGCTCGTGCCTGCCGTGCTGGCCATCGCCGCCATCGCCGTCACCGTCGTCCGGCGCATCCGTCGCGCACGCCGCATTCGTCCCGTCCGCCGCCGCATCCAGAATCCGGACACCACATGA
- a CDS encoding adenylate/guanylate cyclase domain-containing protein, which yields MDEQRATRSTGPSAPAVEPPKTGAVPAAGGASASGVAPATGAVPAAATSARRRRRGISIQSKLLIILLVTSLLSALVVGVIGWISGRDSLRAAAYDELTTIREFRTAELLRTLRDFEAGVRVAAANASAEIASAEFNRAFADLEQTDISQADAERLLDWYQTSFVPKLEERSGETFDARALVPSSPAGQYLQLRYTVPTDPYEDQSAATAVEDAGDGSAWSAVHARFHDYFTRLVDNFGYVDVLLIDDRGRVVYTVDKGIDLGTDLQSGPFERTALADAYREALRSGSTTTVATTDFEPYVPSLDVPTAWAVSPVGDAGDITGALAVQVPIATIDDVMTGDEGWEQQGLGETGEVFLVGADGLMRSNSRPLIEDPDTYAERVIDRGTPPRVAEQVVAAGSTVLLQPASSPAVAAALAGGTGVMSSQEYIGGTSLVAYAPFDAADVEWVMVARMEASEAFAPVDVFTRTLVLTTLGIMLVVSLLALLLAQAFTRPIRRLGEAVRRVAGGDLDVKVQTNTRDEFGDLGSAFNDMAKSLRVKQDLIDQQKADYDKLLLTLMPASVARRYRKGEDAIAEEHQDVSVVYAELIGWDDFADSLGGEAGVSRLNELVHSFDEAAERIGVEKVRPLREGYLASSGLMVPRIDNVRRAVDFAVELHDVVERFNARNDAKLAMRTGVATGTVTAGLVGRTSLAYDLWGAAVNLAHRVQAVTGEPGIFVSESVRDGIGDAMRFEQAGTVDAKDGRQAVWKVVREA from the coding sequence ATGGACGAGCAGCGCGCGACGCGTTCGACGGGTCCGAGCGCGCCCGCGGTCGAGCCGCCGAAGACCGGTGCGGTGCCGGCGGCCGGCGGCGCATCCGCGTCCGGTGTCGCGCCGGCGACGGGCGCCGTGCCCGCCGCCGCGACCTCCGCCCGTCGCCGGCGCCGCGGAATCAGCATCCAGTCGAAGCTGCTCATCATCCTGCTGGTGACGAGCCTGCTGTCGGCGCTCGTGGTCGGCGTGATCGGCTGGATCAGCGGCCGCGATTCGTTGCGCGCCGCCGCCTACGACGAGCTCACGACGATCCGCGAGTTCCGCACCGCCGAGCTGCTGCGCACCCTGCGCGACTTCGAGGCGGGCGTCCGGGTGGCCGCGGCGAACGCGAGCGCCGAGATCGCGTCGGCCGAGTTCAACCGCGCGTTCGCCGACCTCGAGCAGACCGACATCTCCCAGGCCGACGCCGAGCGACTGCTCGACTGGTATCAGACCTCGTTCGTGCCGAAGCTCGAGGAACGGTCGGGCGAGACCTTCGATGCCCGCGCCCTCGTGCCGTCGAGCCCGGCCGGGCAGTACCTGCAGTTGCGGTACACGGTGCCGACCGACCCGTACGAAGACCAATCCGCGGCCACCGCCGTCGAGGACGCGGGCGACGGCAGCGCCTGGTCGGCGGTGCACGCGCGGTTCCATGACTACTTCACCCGGCTCGTCGACAACTTCGGGTACGTCGACGTGCTGCTCATCGACGACCGCGGCCGGGTGGTCTACACCGTCGACAAGGGCATCGACCTCGGCACCGACCTGCAGAGCGGGCCGTTCGAGCGCACCGCGCTCGCCGACGCGTATCGCGAGGCGCTGCGGTCGGGCAGCACCACGACGGTCGCGACGACCGACTTCGAACCCTATGTGCCGTCGCTCGACGTGCCCACCGCGTGGGCGGTGTCACCGGTGGGCGACGCGGGGGACATCACGGGGGCGCTCGCGGTGCAGGTGCCGATCGCGACGATCGACGACGTCATGACCGGCGACGAGGGGTGGGAGCAGCAGGGGCTCGGCGAGACCGGTGAGGTCTTCCTCGTCGGCGCGGACGGGTTGATGCGCTCGAACTCGCGGCCGCTCATCGAGGATCCCGACACCTACGCCGAACGGGTCATCGACCGCGGCACGCCCCCGCGCGTCGCCGAGCAGGTCGTCGCGGCGGGCAGCACCGTCCTGCTGCAGCCGGCGTCGTCGCCCGCGGTCGCTGCGGCGCTCGCCGGCGGCACCGGCGTCATGTCGAGTCAGGAGTACATCGGCGGCACGAGTCTCGTCGCGTATGCGCCGTTCGACGCGGCCGACGTCGAATGGGTGATGGTGGCGCGCATGGAGGCGAGCGAGGCGTTCGCACCGGTCGACGTCTTCACCCGCACGCTGGTGCTCACGACGCTCGGCATCATGCTCGTCGTGAGCCTGCTCGCACTGCTGCTCGCGCAGGCGTTCACCCGGCCCATCCGCCGACTGGGCGAAGCGGTGCGCAGGGTTGCCGGCGGCGACCTCGACGTGAAGGTGCAGACGAACACTCGAGACGAGTTCGGCGACCTCGGCTCGGCGTTCAACGACATGGCGAAGAGCCTGCGGGTCAAGCAGGACCTCATCGACCAGCAGAAGGCCGACTACGACAAGCTGCTGCTCACCCTCATGCCCGCGTCGGTCGCGCGGCGGTACCGCAAGGGCGAGGACGCGATCGCCGAGGAGCACCAGGATGTCTCGGTCGTGTACGCCGAACTCATCGGATGGGACGACTTCGCCGACTCACTGGGCGGCGAGGCCGGGGTGTCGCGCCTGAACGAACTGGTGCACAGCTTCGACGAGGCCGCCGAGCGCATCGGCGTCGAGAAGGTGCGGCCGCTGCGCGAGGGTTACCTCGCGAGCTCGGGGCTCATGGTTCCGCGTATCGACAACGTGCGGCGGGCTGTCGACTTCGCGGTCGAGCTGCATGACGTCGTCGAGCGGTTCAACGCCCGCAACGACGCGAAGCTCGCGATGCGCACCGGCGTGGCGACCGGCACCGTGACGGCCGGGCTGGTCGGCCGCACCAGCCTCGCGTACGACCTCTGGGGCGCGGCGGTGAACCTCGCCCACCGCGTGCAGGCGGTGACCGGCGAGCCCGGCATCTTCGTGAGCGAGAGCGTGCGCGACGGCATCGGCGATGCGATGCGTTTCGAGCAGGCCGGAACCGTCGACGCGAAAGACGGCCGGCAGGCGGTCTGGAAAGTCGTTCGAGAGGCCTGA
- a CDS encoding MFS transporter, with amino-acid sequence MTAHDEQATDAAGHETSDRPAVLDASHPVIERAAARARGPLSPPFTWLSIGMFALIFIAAFEAMAVTTIMPIVARDLGGEALFALAFAVPMAAGIPGMVIAGNWTDRAGPLPSLVTAAALFVVGLVIAGTATDMGVFIVGRFVHGLSGAAVIVPLYVIVARVYPERLRARVFAGFAAAWVIPSIVGPALAGLVVEAFTWHWVFLGVIVLVLPAAAMVLPPLLRVREQVRGDRSVRWSLGRVGWSVLAAAAALGVSVAKELGPPWQWVLAAVAIAVVAVAIRPLMPRGTLRAVRGMPATILQKLVVAGAFFGAEIYLPYLFMERYDFSPSLAGAVLTGAGISWAFASWLQGRLGERVSNTQAIVIAAIALAVALATVFAVALFTLHPAIAFAGWTLAGAAMGFMYPRFNVEVLSLSKRTEQGFNSAALTIAESIGAATALAVTALVTSAVGQGVFEADFAVTLAIALIAVVLAPRVRPPGSGESVRGGREPGM; translated from the coding sequence GTGACGGCGCACGACGAGCAGGCGACGGATGCCGCGGGGCACGAGACATCCGATCGCCCTGCCGTGCTCGACGCATCGCACCCGGTGATCGAGCGCGCCGCCGCGCGCGCCCGCGGTCCGCTCTCGCCGCCGTTCACGTGGCTGTCGATCGGCATGTTCGCGCTGATCTTCATCGCCGCGTTCGAAGCGATGGCCGTGACGACGATCATGCCGATCGTCGCGCGCGACCTCGGTGGTGAGGCGCTGTTCGCCCTCGCGTTCGCCGTTCCGATGGCGGCCGGCATTCCCGGCATGGTGATCGCCGGCAACTGGACCGACCGTGCCGGCCCGCTGCCGTCTCTCGTCACGGCGGCGGCGCTGTTCGTCGTGGGGCTGGTCATCGCCGGCACCGCGACCGACATGGGCGTGTTCATCGTCGGTCGGTTCGTGCACGGACTGAGCGGGGCGGCGGTGATCGTGCCGCTCTACGTGATCGTCGCGAGGGTCTACCCCGAACGCCTGCGCGCCCGCGTCTTCGCCGGGTTCGCGGCGGCGTGGGTCATCCCGTCGATCGTCGGGCCCGCGCTCGCGGGGCTCGTGGTCGAGGCGTTCACCTGGCACTGGGTGTTCCTCGGCGTCATCGTGCTCGTGCTGCCCGCGGCAGCCATGGTGCTGCCGCCTCTGCTGCGCGTGCGGGAGCAGGTACGCGGCGATCGGTCGGTGCGGTGGAGCCTCGGGCGGGTCGGATGGTCCGTGCTCGCGGCTGCGGCAGCGCTCGGCGTCTCGGTGGCGAAGGAGCTCGGGCCACCGTGGCAGTGGGTGCTCGCTGCGGTCGCGATCGCGGTCGTCGCGGTCGCGATCCGCCCGCTGATGCCGCGCGGCACGCTGCGTGCGGTGCGGGGCATGCCGGCGACGATCCTGCAGAAGCTCGTGGTCGCCGGAGCGTTCTTCGGCGCCGAGATCTACCTGCCCTACCTGTTCATGGAACGGTACGACTTCAGTCCGAGTCTCGCGGGCGCGGTGCTGACGGGTGCCGGCATCTCGTGGGCGTTCGCGTCGTGGCTGCAGGGGCGGCTCGGCGAGCGGGTGTCGAACACGCAGGCGATCGTCATCGCCGCGATCGCCCTGGCGGTCGCGCTGGCGACGGTGTTCGCCGTCGCCCTGTTCACGCTGCACCCGGCGATCGCGTTCGCCGGATGGACGCTCGCGGGAGCGGCGATGGGCTTCATGTACCCGAGGTTCAACGTCGAAGTGCTGTCGCTGTCCAAGCGCACCGAGCAGGGCTTCAACTCGGCTGCGCTCACGATCGCCGAGTCGATCGGCGCCGCGACGGCCCTCGCCGTGACGGCGCTCGTGACCAGCGCGGTGGGCCAGGGAGTGTTCGAGGCCGACTTCGCCGTGACGCTCGCGATCGCGCTCATCGCGGTGGTGCTCGCGCCGCGGGTGCGGCCGCCGGGCTCGGGCGAATCCGTGCGGGGCGGCCGCGAGCCCGGTATGTGA